The following are from one region of the Cloacibacterium normanense genome:
- a CDS encoding chorismate-binding protein, whose translation MKAIFRLPFDEKFILIHHHEAARNVASFFPFTKGKAIHLQAENLEVCTSEELKSSFFEVENFPEMNAELNIPQHEEYLQKLEKAIEIIKQNNLPKLVISRPIAKEISSINLEETYQLLCKKYPNTLCYLLISGEEIWIGATPEILGKFNKKTHEFFTMSLAGTLPVNEEWSEKEIEEQKPVTHYISEILKKYVTLSEVKESETYNHISGNIKHLRTDFTAKIEDNRLEELIEELHPTPAVCGIPKEFCKEKIIEIEKYNREFYAGYIKIETEEEIYYFVNLRCAKIYKNQVIAFAGGGITALSSPEKEWRETELKSQAILLHLQ comes from the coding sequence ATGAAAGCTATTTTCAGATTACCTTTTGACGAAAAATTTATCCTGATACATCATCATGAAGCTGCAAGAAATGTAGCTTCTTTTTTTCCTTTCACCAAAGGAAAAGCCATTCATTTACAAGCAGAAAATCTAGAAGTTTGTACTTCAGAAGAACTCAAATCTTCTTTTTTTGAGGTAGAAAATTTTCCTGAAATGAATGCTGAACTAAATATTCCTCAGCATGAAGAATATCTACAAAAATTAGAAAAAGCGATTGAAATTATCAAGCAAAATAACTTGCCAAAACTGGTTATTTCTAGACCTATTGCTAAAGAAATTTCTTCCATCAATTTAGAAGAAACCTACCAACTACTTTGCAAAAAATACCCAAATACGCTTTGTTATCTTCTTATTTCTGGTGAAGAAATTTGGATCGGTGCAACACCAGAAATTTTAGGAAAATTCAATAAAAAAACACATGAGTTTTTCACCATGAGTTTAGCCGGAACCCTTCCTGTAAATGAAGAATGGAGCGAAAAAGAAATTGAAGAGCAGAAACCTGTTACCCATTATATTTCTGAAATTTTAAAAAAATATGTCACTCTGAGCGAAGTTAAAGAGTCTGAAACTTACAATCATATTTCGGGGAATATTAAGCATCTCAGAACTGATTTCACTGCTAAAATCGAAGATAATAGACTTGAAGAATTAATTGAAGAACTGCACCCTACTCCTGCAGTTTGTGGAATTCCGAAGGAATTTTGCAAAGAAAAAATTATAGAAATTGAAAAATATAACCGTGAATTTTACGCAGGTTACATTAAAATAGAAACCGAGGAAGAAATTTATTACTTTGTGAATCTTAGATGTGCAAAAATTTACAAAAATCAAGTAATCGCTTTTGCTGGTGGCGGAATTACGGCACTTTCTTCGCCAGAAAAAGAATGGCGAGAAACCGAACTGAAATCTCAAGCTATTCTTCTTCATTTACAATAA
- a CDS encoding MarC family protein: MLESFSFKETLTCFMVLFTVIDILGSVPIIVSLRKQFGHIDAERASIVSGALMIVFLFVGKEMLKFIGIDVNSFAIAGALVIFIIALEMILGIEIHKVENVKAASIVPIAFPLVAGAGTLTTTLSLRAEFHVVNIILGILLNTILVYIVLKSANFLEEKIGDATLMIFKKVFGIILLAISIKLFTANFAQLFSSYVHF; this comes from the coding sequence ATGTTAGAATCGTTTTCTTTTAAAGAAACCTTGACTTGTTTTATGGTTTTGTTTACAGTAATTGATATTTTAGGTTCTGTTCCTATTATTGTTTCTCTTAGAAAGCAATTCGGGCATATTGATGCAGAAAGAGCATCGATTGTTTCTGGAGCATTGATGATTGTTTTTCTTTTTGTAGGAAAAGAAATGCTAAAATTCATCGGGATAGACGTGAATTCGTTTGCAATTGCTGGTGCTTTGGTAATTTTTATTATTGCTTTGGAAATGATTTTGGGAATAGAAATTCACAAAGTAGAAAACGTGAAGGCTGCTTCTATCGTTCCGATTGCGTTTCCTTTAGTAGCCGGAGCTGGAACGTTGACAACTACCTTATCCCTTCGTGCAGAATTTCATGTAGTGAATATTATTTTAGGGATTTTGCTCAATACCATTTTGGTTTACATCGTTCTAAAATCTGCCAATTTCTTAGAAGAGAAAATAGGAGATGCTACGCTGATGATTTTCAAAAAAGTTTTTGGAATTATCCTTTTAGCGATTTCTATTAAATTATTTACCGCTAACTTTGCGCAGTTATTTTCTAGTTACGTACATTTTTAA
- a CDS encoding BatD family protein: protein MQKILNILFFVMSAISYGQVTVLTDVNTKEPKQNEPVVLTIVQEVVGENMVQESPLQLMDLSKFDIVGSASEQNTFIDQKKGIRVNQLIYQLYLQPKVTGRVKIGSALITVNGKRYKSEPFDILVKETSRAETEYLSKDVYLNVEVQDKEVYENQPTVAVLRAYSKNYDNFRKLENIKFPQQNNARIKPISYKKQDIENVNGEMASQVIAMFIIFPEEAGNVEIEPVSAMVKTPEINKIVSNKVKINVKTLPKDSPENFKNAVGKFQVSIKEIAKTEPLEVNKPIDVLVKISGLGNLDEDKLPKLLESKDYTFFKPQIISKLSTNKNGVKGSITAKYVVIPKHEGKINISTEPFSFFNPELNQYIDLGVKSIVLNVLNSAQIAAQKSTIDIVDDYTANVLNSVPLPVIEKEKHTQSYRFNFKNLFSGLAVLVMGTFLFFLWIRPKKKALVTVENKPITTIREEEEKIKNLLKPGFEANLEYLKTLLSNRDYSAFFATYEELQQDAEQHIQQKFGMGLKAFLENYKGSQFTEDFRNLEQQISIEKYSPIHDNSHLEELYNSITAMYSEIME from the coding sequence ATGCAAAAAATTCTCAACATATTATTTTTTGTAATGTCTGCAATTTCTTACGGACAAGTTACCGTTTTGACCGATGTCAACACCAAAGAACCGAAGCAAAATGAACCCGTTGTTCTCACCATTGTACAAGAAGTGGTAGGCGAAAACATGGTACAAGAAAGTCCTCTTCAACTTATGGATTTGTCTAAATTTGATATTGTGGGAAGCGCATCAGAGCAAAATACTTTCATTGACCAAAAAAAAGGAATTAGAGTAAATCAACTTATATATCAATTATATCTTCAGCCAAAAGTTACGGGAAGAGTGAAAATTGGTTCTGCTTTAATTACTGTAAATGGAAAAAGATATAAATCAGAACCTTTTGACATTCTGGTGAAAGAAACGTCACGAGCTGAAACCGAATATCTTTCTAAAGACGTTTATTTGAATGTAGAAGTTCAAGATAAGGAAGTTTATGAAAATCAGCCAACTGTAGCGGTTTTAAGAGCTTATAGTAAGAATTATGATAACTTCAGAAAGTTAGAAAACATAAAATTTCCGCAACAGAATAATGCGAGAATTAAGCCTATCAGTTACAAAAAACAAGATATAGAAAATGTAAATGGCGAAATGGCTTCGCAAGTGATTGCTATGTTTATTATTTTCCCAGAAGAAGCTGGTAATGTAGAAATAGAGCCTGTTTCGGCAATGGTGAAAACGCCAGAAATCAATAAAATTGTTTCGAATAAGGTTAAAATTAATGTAAAAACTTTGCCGAAAGATTCTCCAGAGAATTTTAAAAATGCGGTAGGAAAATTTCAGGTTTCCATTAAAGAAATTGCAAAAACAGAACCTCTGGAAGTAAATAAACCGATTGATGTTTTGGTGAAAATTTCTGGTTTAGGAAATTTAGACGAAGATAAATTGCCAAAATTATTGGAATCTAAAGATTATACTTTTTTCAAACCTCAGATTATAAGCAAATTATCCACCAATAAAAATGGTGTAAAAGGTTCGATTACCGCAAAATATGTGGTGATTCCTAAACATGAAGGGAAAATCAATATTTCTACTGAACCATTTTCATTTTTCAATCCAGAACTGAATCAGTACATAGATTTGGGCGTGAAAAGTATTGTATTAAATGTTCTGAACTCAGCTCAAATTGCGGCGCAGAAATCAACAATTGACATTGTAGATGATTACACTGCTAATGTTTTAAACAGTGTTCCTTTGCCTGTTATCGAAAAAGAAAAACACACACAGTCTTACCGTTTTAATTTTAAAAATTTATTTTCTGGTTTGGCAGTTCTTGTGATGGGAACTTTCCTTTTCTTCTTGTGGATTAGACCAAAGAAAAAAGCTTTGGTTACTGTAGAAAATAAACCCATTACTACGATTAGAGAAGAGGAAGAAAAAATTAAAAATCTTCTAAAACCAGGCTTTGAAGCGAATTTAGAATATCTGAAAACGCTTTTGTCTAACAGAGACTATTCAGCATTTTTTGCTACTTATGAAGAATTGCAACAAGATGCAGAACAGCATATTCAGCAAAAATTTGGAATGGGATTGAAAGCATTTTTAGAAAATTACAAAGGTTCTCAGTTCACCGAAGATTTCAGAAATTTAGAGCAACAAATTTCAATAGAAAAATACTCGCCTATTCATGATAACTCTCATTTAGAAGAGCTTTACAACTCTATAACTGCTATGTATTCTGAAATTATGGAATAA
- a CDS encoding tetratricopeptide repeat protein yields MLRKFFVHISLFFLGLIAVKAQESLNTLIFRGNRSFDKQKYGEATSTFSEAVKKNEKDFGAHYNLGNSLYKIKKYDEAIAEYQKAQKITNNKDEKAASYYNEGNAHLQNGDGEKAVNAYKNALKFDPDNEAILKNLQIAKKKQKQKDNKQNQQNQQQNQQNNQNKNQDNNQNQQGDQNHENKNNNTKNQPNGNIGDQNKGKGNQGAEKQNQKNEPQNPNDQNKIPKDLQKLILQRSANQERETAKKLLNKNGYYSPESNTKDW; encoded by the coding sequence ATGTTGAGAAAGTTTTTTGTACATATTAGCTTATTTTTTCTTGGTCTAATTGCCGTTAAGGCCCAAGAAAGTTTAAACACCCTAATCTTCAGAGGAAACCGAAGCTTCGACAAACAAAAGTATGGCGAAGCTACTTCTACATTTTCGGAAGCGGTGAAAAAAAATGAAAAAGATTTTGGTGCGCATTATAATTTGGGCAATTCTTTGTACAAAATAAAAAAGTACGACGAAGCGATTGCCGAATATCAAAAAGCTCAAAAAATCACCAATAATAAAGATGAAAAAGCTGCTTCTTATTACAACGAAGGAAATGCTCATCTTCAAAATGGTGATGGCGAAAAAGCAGTTAATGCTTATAAGAATGCTTTGAAATTCGATCCAGATAATGAAGCGATTTTAAAAAATTTACAAATTGCAAAGAAGAAGCAAAAGCAAAAAGACAATAAACAAAATCAACAAAACCAACAGCAAAATCAACAAAATAACCAAAATAAAAACCAAGATAATAATCAAAATCAGCAAGGAGACCAAAATCATGAAAATAAAAATAACAATACTAAAAATCAACCGAACGGTAATATAGGTGACCAAAATAAAGGAAAAGGAAATCAAGGAGCGGAAAAACAAAATCAGAAAAACGAACCGCAAAATCCTAATGACCAGAATAAAATTCCGAAAGATTTGCAAAAATTAATTCTGCAAAGAAGTGCAAATCAAGAAAGAGAAACCGCCAAAAAATTACTCAATAAAAATGGTTACTATTCACCAGAAAGCAATACAAAAGATTGGTAA
- a CDS encoding vWA domain-containing protein → MNFSLGNIWYLLLLLLLPVITWLLFGFKKWKSERRNIFAETQFQEDLFPKDYQFSKFFPVLYLLAFVFLILAMVDFLGGKEEMKIQQKVNSVIFLLDVSNSMNAQDVQPSRLEQAKNILINTIQNLGDDKVGIVVFAGDAQSIMPLTTDYSAAETYIGAIETTTIGKQGTDFLKAIEVATEKFKNVPKGARKIVLISDGEDNEGNDKAAIDEALRQGITINSVGIGKDDGAPIPIYEFGQLMGYKTDVLGETIITKRQTEALMSLAFDTNGEYVDGNDMEAAVNKIVLQLRNQKGASETLVNTQSAVHYYQWFLGISLFIFVIIFLFNPKKDFNF, encoded by the coding sequence GTGGCTTCTTTTTGGTTTCAAAAAATGGAAATCAGAAAGGAGAAATATCTTTGCTGAAACTCAATTTCAAGAAGATTTGTTTCCGAAAGATTATCAATTTTCTAAATTTTTTCCAGTTTTATATTTGTTGGCTTTTGTGTTTTTGATTTTAGCAATGGTAGATTTTCTAGGAGGAAAAGAAGAGATGAAAATCCAACAAAAAGTAAATTCTGTAATTTTTTTGCTAGATGTTTCTAACTCTATGAACGCGCAAGATGTACAACCTTCTCGATTAGAACAAGCGAAAAATATTTTGATTAATACCATACAAAATTTGGGTGATGACAAAGTAGGAATCGTAGTTTTTGCAGGAGATGCACAATCTATAATGCCACTTACTACAGATTATTCTGCCGCCGAAACGTATATTGGAGCGATAGAAACCACTACGATTGGAAAACAAGGGACAGATTTTCTAAAAGCAATAGAAGTAGCCACAGAAAAATTTAAAAATGTTCCGAAAGGTGCTAGAAAAATCGTATTAATTAGTGATGGCGAAGACAATGAAGGAAATGACAAAGCGGCGATAGATGAAGCATTGAGACAAGGAATAACCATCAATTCCGTAGGAATAGGAAAAGATGATGGAGCGCCAATTCCTATTTATGAATTTGGGCAATTAATGGGCTATAAAACAGATGTTCTCGGCGAAACGATTATTACCAAAAGACAAACAGAAGCATTGATGTCTCTCGCTTTTGATACCAATGGTGAATATGTAGACGGAAATGATATGGAAGCAGCGGTGAATAAAATTGTTTTGCAACTCAGAAACCAAAAAGGAGCTTCGGAAACATTGGTAAATACACAATCTGCGGTGCATTATTACCAGTGGTTTTTAGGCATTTCGCTTTTTATATTTGTGATTATTTTTCTTTTTAATCCTAAAAAAGATTTCAATTTTTAA